The Mycobacterium riyadhense sequence CTGATCGACTGTTACAGCTGGCAGTGGATCTTCTGGATCAACCTGCCGGTAGGAGTGGCCGCAATCGGCCTCGCCGCGATCGTGTTCCCTCGCGATCACCCGGCACCGTCGGAAACATTCGACGTCATCGGTGTGCTGCTGCTGTCACCGGGCCTGCCGGCGCTGCTGTACGGGATGTCCGAAATCCCCGGCCGCGGCACGATAGCTGATTGGCACGTGTGGATACCCGCGGCCATCGGTATGGCGTTGATCGTCGGGTTCGTGTTTCACGCCCTCTACCGCTCGGATAAGCCCCTCATCGATCTGCGCCTGTTGACCAACCGAGCGTTCACACTCACCAATGCGGCCATGTTTCTTTACATCGTCTCAACTTTCGGCGCCGGGGTGCTGTTTCCGAGCTACTTCCAGCAGCTGCTCAACGAGACACCGTTGCAGGCTGGGATGAGCGTGGTCCCCCGAGGAATCGGTGCCGCGGTCACGATGCCGCTGGCTGGAACGTTGATGGACAGACGTGGCGCTCGCGGGGTTCTTTTCATAGGCGTCACGCTGATTGCGGTGGGCATGGGGGTCTTCGCCTGCGGCGTTGCCAACCAGCGCGAGTCCCTTCCGATGCTCTGGACCGGCCTGACGTTGGTGGGGCTGGGAATGGGCTCTACCAGGATGCCGCTAGTCGCGGTGGCAATGCAGACACTGGCCCCCAATCAAATGGCGAGAGGTTCGACGCTGATCAAAGTCAATCAGCAGGTGGCCGCCGCGGTGGGGACCGCGCTCATGTCGGTGATTCTGACCAGTCAGCTCCAAGAAAGGTCGGCGCGCAGCGGGCTAGCCGATAACCTTTCGCACGCCTACAGCGTGGCGTTTGTGGTCGCAGTCGTACTGGCAGGGTTGATCGTCATACCGCTGGCTTTCTTGTACAGAGGTTCGGGAAGCCACGGCACCGAGGCAAACATGGTCGCGCCGAACACGCCGGAACGGGGTGAGTCGAGCGGTGGGGCCGCGCAGCGCAGCGGGCAGTCGTCGACAGGTGTGCACTGATCGATTGCTGGCCAGTCGCCGCATCCAGTGTCTACCGTCCCGCGTTAGAGAGCGCGCCGATATTCTCATCGACGACTAGCGAAGGAGCCGCAGAGTTGGACATCGATCCCGCCGCCACCGCGTGGCTGCTGGCCGCCACCGCACTCGTGCTGCTGATGACGCCCGGGCTGGCGATTTTCTACGGGGGCATGGTACGCACCACGGGCGTGCTCAACATGATCATGATGAGCTTCATCTCCATACCGCTGGTCACCGTGGCATGGCTGCTGGTCGGTTACACGTTGGCGTTTTCCGACGGCGGCGCGCGCGGATACCCCGGCGGTTTCATCGGCGGATTGGCGCACGCCGGGATGCGGGGCATAGGCCCGGAGACCGCGCACGGATCGGTTCCCGAACTGCTGTACGCCACTTTTCAGTTGAGCTTCGCGATCATCACCGCGGCCCTGGTCAGTGGCGCCATCGCGGACCGTGCCAAGTTCGCGGCCTGGATGGTGTTCGTGCCCGTCTGGGCGGTTGCGGTGTATTCCGTTGTTGCGCACTGGGTGTGGGCGCCCAGCGGCTGGCTGTTCAAGATGGGAGTGCTCGACTACGCCGGTGGACTTGTTGTCGAGATCGTCTCGGGTTCCTCGGCGCTGGCATTAGCGCTGGTGCTCGGTCCGCGCATCGGCTTCAAGGTGGAGGCCATGCGCCCGCACAACCTGCCGTTCGTGCTCCTCGGGGTGGGATTGTTGTGGTTCGGCTGGTTCGGGTTCAACGCCGGTTCCGCGTTGGCCGCCAGCGGATTAGCATCCGCGATCTTCCTCAATACCCTGGTCGCCGGCTGCCTGGGCATGCTCGGATGGCTTTCGGTCGAACAGGTGCGCGACGGCAAGCCGACCACTTTCGGTGCTGCGTCGGGAGTGGTCGCCGGCTTGGTGGCGATCACGCCGTCGTGCGGGACGGTGAGCACCGTCGGCGCCGCTGTCGTTGGACTGGTGGCGGGAATCGTGTGCTCGTTCGCGATCGGTCTGAAGTTCAAACTCAACTACGACGACTCGCTTGACGTCGTGGGCGTGCACTTTGTCGGCGGAGTGGTCGGGGTGCTGTTGATCGGGCTGCTCGCCACTGCGGTGATGACCCATGGCCCGAAGGGACTTCTCTACGGCGGCGGATTGGGCCAGCTCGGCAAGCAGGCTTTGGCGATGGTCGTGGTCGGCCTCTACGCCTTCGCGGTGAGTTATGCGCTGGCCATGTTGATCGAGCGTTTCATGGGGTTCCGGGTCAGTGCCGAGGACGAGGTGAGTGGTGTCGACCTCACCCAGCACGCCGAGACGGCTTACACCGAGGGCGTCTACGGATACCAGCAGGTGCGCCGACCGTCGTTAGGGTTAGGCCAGCGGGACGAGCTTCGCCCGCGCATGAAGGAAATTGAAGACGAAGACGCGTGAATTGCCGCCGTACGTCAGCTCGGCTGCGTCTGTGCCCAGCCGCGGACCTCGGCGGTGACGGGGTCCGTGATGTCGTTGAATTCGGGATGCTTCTTGAGCACCGTGTCGACCATGGAGCACACCGGGACGATGCGTCTGCCGTCGTTGCGGGTGGCGTTGAGCGCCTCTTCGACAAGGATGGTCGCCAGCCCCCGTCCGCCGAACTGCGGATCAATCTCGGTGTGGTAGAAGACCCGCTGAGCGCCACGGTCCGCGTAGTCGGCGAGGCCGACCGTCTTGCCCTCTACGGAGATCGTGTACTTCTGGTGCTCCGCGCGGACGGTGGCTTCTGCGCCGGTCTTGTCGGTAGTCATTCGGGTTCCCTTCTGTTTGGTGACGGTCGAGGCCGCAGCCGTGCGGTGGGCAGCGGTGGGGCGGGTAGTCGGGCGACCGAACCCCGATAGCCCTGGACGGCGCCGAAGCGGTCCTCGAAACTGTCGTTGCCGTCCTGCCACAACCGGCGATAGGTGACGATGTCGTCGTGACTGCGCCCGACGAAGTTCCACCACATCACCAATTCTTCGGTGAACGGTGTGCCGCCCAGCAGCAGCACCCGCGCGGGGCGCTTGCCAAGGTTGTTGAGGCGTAACGACGGACTCCCGGGGCCCTGGTATCCGAGATCGGCCACCGCCAGGGCGATCCCGCACATCTCTATGTCGCCCGCATCGCATAGCACCCCATGTTCAAATGCCGGATCGATATCAATATCCAGCGCGGCACCCGCATCAAGGTCGATCTGGGCGCCCAGCAGCGGGGTGTGGGTCGGCAGCGGCGAGCGGCTTCCGGCAAGCTCGCCGAGAAATACCCGCGCCACCGCGCCTGGCAGCGAAACCACTGGGGGCCGGTAGTGCGCGAAGTCGCGCCCCGTATCGCGATCGGCGTCCGGCAGCGCCACCCACAACTGCGCGCCGTGGAGCACCGCACTTCGATCGGCGTCGATGGACACTTCGGAGTGACAGATACCCGCCCCCGCCGTCATGAGATTGAGCTCGCCGGGCCGGACCATTGCATGGACTCCAGCGCTGTCGCGGTGCTCCACTTCCCCACTGAACAACCAGCTGACCGTTTGCAATCCGGTGTGCGGATGCGGCGGGACGTCCATGTGTGCGGACGTCGGACCGTAATGGTCAACAAAACACCACGCCCCGATCAGCGAGCGCTGCCGCTGGGGAAGTGTGCGTTGTACCCGGATTGCTCTCGGCCCACCCAGCGGGACCTCGCGGGGCCGCAGCACTTCCACCACCGGCGAGATACCCGCATCCCACGAAGCCCTGCAGGCGACTTCGGCCGGCGCGGTCTCCAGGTTGCTCATCGCCTAAGACGCTACGCCTCATCTGCCAGGCGGCCGCAGCGCATGCATGGCGACCCGCATGATCGGTTGGGGAATCCGATCCTTCATGGCCAACGCGGCCCCGGCGGCGCGGGACCGCAGTAGGGTGCCGCGACCGAACACCCGGTTCAGCGGTCCTCCGGAGGGCTCGATCACCACGTGTAGCGGCGGGGCGTCCACGGCGGCGCCCAGCGCGTTCGAGATGACCATCCGCTGAATTTCGCTGGTGCCTTCAAAGATGGTGTACAGCTTGGCATCTCGATACCACTTCTCCACCGGGTGATCGGTGATGTAGCCCCAGCCGCCCATGGTCTGGATCGCCCGCTCGGTGGCCTTGACGGCAACCTCGCTGGCGGCGAGCTTTGCCATCGAACCCTCTGCTCGCTCGAATGCAATGCCGTTAGCCGCCATCCAGGAGGCGCGCCAAGTCAGGAGTCGGGCGGCGTCGATCTGGGTTGCCAGGTCTGCCAACGGAAACGCAATGCCTTGGTTATCGAATGATTGGCGCGCCGAACGCCTCGCGCTCCGTGGCATACGTCGTCGCGTATTCCAATGCGGCGCGCGCGATTCCGATTGCCTGGGCGGCGACCATCGGACGGGTCTGTTCGAAGGTGCCCAATGTCGCCGAGCCGGCACGCTTTCCACCGCCGGACGTTTCGCGGGCCTTGGCGAGTTTGTGTTCGAGCTTTTCTTGTCCGCCAAGTAGATTGGCTGCGGGGATGCGGACATTGTCGAACCGCAACTCGGCTGTGTGGGACCCGCGGCATCCCAGCTTGTCGAGCTTCCGCACCGTTTCCAGGCCGGGTGTACCGCCGGGCACCACGAACAGTGCCTGTCCGCGGTGCCCCAGCTCTTCGTCGACCACGGCGTTGACCACGTGCACGTTGGCGATGCCGCCGTTACCGATCCACATCTTGTGGCCGTCGATGATCCAGTCCCCATTGGCCGAGCCGTCGCGGCGGGCGTGGGTACGCAGGTTGCGCACATCGCTGCCACCTTCGGGTTCGGAAATCGCTAACGCGGCAAGTTTGAGATCGCCTGGCGTTCCGAAACATTCGGGTGCCCATTCCAACATCTGTTCTGGCGTGGCGGCCTGACCGATGGCCGACAGCGCTAATGCCGGCATGACAATCGCCAACCCGATTCCGGCGCAACCCCTAAACAGGTCCTCCATGAACATCGGCAAAGACAGGCCGGTCGGGTCGCCGATCAAATCGCGGTAGAACAGTGCGCTGTAGAACCCACGCTGGGCCGCCTCCTCCAGCACGGGCCAGGGAAATTCCTGGCTTTGGTCGTATTCGAGGGCGACCGGACGAACCACCTCTTCGGCGAACTCGTGCGTGCGCCGGGCCAGATCATGCTGCGCCGCCGTTGGTGTGAGGTCGAACGTCATGGATGTGCCTATGGTTTCCTGCGGCCCGTCTACCCCGTCGGCCGGTGGGGCAAACGAGCCATTTTCAGGCGGCCGAACGTGGGCCAATACATAGGGCTGGCAGGTGCAACACCACCGCGGTCACCGGGACAGAGCTGCTTTCGCTGCGTGCTAGAAGCGCTGCATTCTCGGGAAGTTGCCGTGCATTGATTTCACCGGCGGCGATCCGCCGCAGCACGTCGTGTGCCTGAGCCAGCTGTTCGCGCTTGCGATACTGGCCGCCGGGCAGCTTGACGCCGGCCCATACGCCGTACTCCTCCCGATGTTTGATGGCCCGTTGGGCGCAGATGCGCTGTTGTGCGAGTGGGCACCGACGGAGGCATTGAATTCGGGCCTCGGTGGCTGACCGCTCATAGGCGCGTGCCTTAGCGGCGCCGTCGCCGCCGTCGTCATCGGGGTAGCCGAACCATAGTTCAGGGTTGGCTGCGCAGGGGTTCGCCATGTCTCGGCCTCCTTGTTCGGTGAAACGTAGGCGGAAGCGTATACACAGACCTTGGAAGCGCGCAAGTAAAACGTGACAAAAACGTATATACACCGTGGTGTCATGAGGCCTGTGTAATATCCGCCTATGGCTGGAGCCTGCGGTGAGCCGTGAGTCGGCCGGCGCGGCGATCCGTGCATTGCGCGAGTCACGCGATTGGTCGCTGGCCGATCTCGCGGCCGCGACCGGCGTCAGCATCATGGGCCTTAGCTATCTGGAGCGTGGTGCCCGCAAGCCACACAAAAGTACAGTTCAAAAGGTTGAAAACGGTCTTGGCTTACCGCCCGGTACCTATTCGCGGCTCTTGGTAGCCGCCGATCCCGACGCCGAGCTGGCCCGATTGATCGCTGCGCAGCCGCCCAAGACGACGTCACCGCGACGGGCTGGAGAGGTCGTCGTCGACCGCCACAGCGACACCGATGTACTCGAAGGCTACGCCGAAGCACAACTGGATGCCCTCAGATCGGTTATCGATCGACTACCTGCGACGACATCAAACGAATATGAGACGTATATTCTCTCCGTGATCGCACAATGCGTGAAGGCCGAGATGCTGGCCGCAAGCTCATGGCGGGTGGCGGTGAACGCCGGGGCGGAGTCGACCGATCGGCTCATGGAGCATCTGCGGGCGCTCGAAGCGACGCGCAGCGCCCTGCTGGAGCGGATGCCGACCAGCTTGAGCACGCGGTTTGATCGGGCATGCGCGCGGTCGTCGCTTCCGGACGCGGTCATCGCTGCGCTCGTCGGCGTCGCCACCGATGAATTGTGGGATATCCGCAATCGAGGTGTCATCCCACCGGGGGCGCTCCCCCGCATTCGCGCGTTCGCCGATGCGGTCGAGACGCCGGACCAGGCCGAAACAGCTGAGGGGGGCCAGTGAGTCACAACGAAGTCGAGGCATTGAGCCGTGCGCATCAACTGTTCGCCGGTGGAAGTCGGCCCCCGGCTCTCGATGCGGGTACCTTGGCCTACGACGGGCCGCTGACCAGGCTTGCTGGACTGAATCTTGTTGCGGGACAAGGGCGTTATCAGGAAGTGGCTCACCACAGCCGGGCGACCCTGCTGTCGGCGGGACGCACCGATGCCGCGGTCGCGGCGGTTATCGCGGGTGCTCAACGAGACCGGGCAATGGGTCGGGAGCTAACCGGGAGTGTTCTCGAGGAGGCCCGCGCCGAAGCCGCTGTTAATCCGATGATGCCGATGGCACATCGCGAGGCGATGCGTCGCCGGGTCGCGCGGCTGCGGGCTCAACGGGCCCATGTCTTGACAGCGCGCGGACGGGCGCGACGGCATCTAGCGGTACTGCGCGCGCTGCGTTACCGGATGTCGCGCCACCGTCATGGTTCATGGCCGGTCGGACGACGGCTGCCTCCCGCGAGCGGCCGCGCAGGGATCGCCGTGCGCGCCGCGCTGTCGCGACTGGGCCGCCCGTATGTCTGGGGCGCGACCGGGCCCAATCAGTTTGACTGTTCCGGGCTGGTCCAGTGGGCCTATGCGCAGGCCGGTGTCCATTTGGACCGGACTACCTATCAACAGATCAATGACGGGATCCCGGTGCCCCGCTCGCAAGTGCGGCCAGGCGACCTCGTCTTTCCACACGCGGGCCACGTGCAACTGGCGATTGGCAACAACCTGGTCGTCGAGGCGCCCTACTCGGGTGCTTCGGTCCGGATCAGCCGGTTGGGCAGCAACGTGCAGATCAGACGTCCACTTTGATGAGAAGGTTGAACGCATGTCGGATCAAGCCGGATCGTCGGTAGCTGCCATTCAGGCACGGCAGGCGGCGCTGGCTAGACAGCACGACGCGATTGCTGAGGCCGACCGTGTGCTGGCCGAGGCTCTTGCCAGCGCCCATGCCGCGATGCGAGAGAGCGTCCGTCGGCTGGACGCGATCGCAGTCGAGATCGATCGAGCTGCAGCGGATCACGCTGAGCTGGCGGTCGATACGTCTTTGGGGGCGCGAGAGTTTCAAAAGTTTCTCATTGCTAAGCAGCGTGAGATCGCAGCTGTGGTGACAGAAGCCCAGGAGCTCGATCGCGCGAAAAGCGCAGCGCTGGAAAGCCTGCGGGCGCAGTACGAAACCCCGGCGGTTTCACCAAGCGTAGAAAGGTGAATTGTCGGCGGGACGGCGCCTGGGTACCGTCGCCGGGCATGGAGGGGTCGCGACGTCGCCCGCAGCGGGGCGCAGTGCCGTTGGTCTAGACGATGTCGACGTATGCGGACCTACTCGCCGCCATCAAGACCGTGCGGGACGCCACGGGCGACCCGAACGCGTGGCAGACCGGACTGACACCAAGTGAGGTGGCTGCCGTCGTCACGCCCACGACGCGTGCGGAACAACTGGATGCGATTGTGGCCAAGATCCGCCAACAACATCCGAACCTGTTTACTCCGGCGACCGGAACCATGCCGCAATACCCACCGGGCGCCCCGTCCGATCGACAAGAAGGCGATGCCGCCAAGGCTATTGCAGCCGCGGAAGCTGCTCTGGCGCACCAGAATTCGGTTAGTTCGCAACTTGACCTGCAAGTGATTACGGCGATCTTGAATGCTCACCTGAAGACCGTCGAAGGCCGAGAAGCGCTCAACAAGCTTCAGCAAGAAACCGAGGCCGCGGTACGTACACGATCAGACCTGGACACTCCAGCTGGAGCCCGGGATTTTCAGCGCTTCCTGATCGGCAAGCTCAGGGATATTCGCGAGGTGGTCGCGAACGCGAGCCTCGACGACACATCGAAGTCAGCACTGATGGCGGCGTGGACATCGTTGTACAACGCCTCCAAGAGTGGGTCGGTCGTTCCCAACGAGCGCCCACCGGTCGCAGCCGCCACGGAGACATCAGCACGTGGTGCCAGCCAACAGCCGGCGGTAGCGCCCGACGATTCCTACCTTGATTCGCTGTTGCTCGGCGATCCCGGGCTCCTGGGCGAGGCGCCTCCGGCGCAACCCACGGCTCCAGCGACGATGCCGATAACGCCGGCGATGCCCGGCCTTGGTGGCGCGCCGGTGCCGGGCGGTGGAACCGCACCGGCCTTTGGTCCCGGCTGGAGCGCGCCGGGTGGGCTCCCGCTCTCCGGGCTGCTGCGCGGATCCGAGACAGACCCGGCATCCAGCGGTCTCGAGGAAGGGCGACTGGACCCCAAGGATCCGAAGCCGGACGATGAGGTTTCCGACGAACCGGACGATGACAACGGCGACCGTCAACAAGACAAGGACGACGAACCCCGCAAGCCCGAATCGCCGCCGGCGGGCCCGACGACCGTCACCCTGCCCAACGGTGAAACGGTGACCGCCGCCAGCCCTCAGCTCGCGGCGGCGATCAAGGCCGCGGCCGGTGGAATCCCGATCGCAGATGCGTTCCAACAGCAGGGAATTACGATTCCGCCCCCGGGCACGCCGGTTCCACATCCAATTGACCCGTCGCGCGTCGCACCAGGAGACATCGGGATGCTTACCGAACGGCACGCGCTTGCCCTCGGCCGCAGCAGGGCCCTTCTCGACGGCCAGATCCAACACATCTCTGCCGTGAGCGGACCAAGCTTTCTAGGCTGGGAGCATCCGCCAACGCCGGCGGCCGCGACCGCGCCGGCCAGGACCGAAGTACCGACACCAAGCCGGCCGGCGGCGACGCCGACGACGACGCAAGAGTGATCTCGCCGACAGTAGCGCCGGCGCACAACGAAGGAGGCAGCCGATGGCAGATCGAATCCGTGTGGTGCCGGCGGACCTACGTGAAGCCGCTGCTCATCACCAGGAAACCTCCGACTACCTGCGAACGATGCCGTCGTCGCACGCGGCGATCCAGGAGAGTCTGGACTCACTCGGGCC is a genomic window containing:
- a CDS encoding ammonium transporter, whose amino-acid sequence is MDIDPAATAWLLAATALVLLMTPGLAIFYGGMVRTTGVLNMIMMSFISIPLVTVAWLLVGYTLAFSDGGARGYPGGFIGGLAHAGMRGIGPETAHGSVPELLYATFQLSFAIITAALVSGAIADRAKFAAWMVFVPVWAVAVYSVVAHWVWAPSGWLFKMGVLDYAGGLVVEIVSGSSALALALVLGPRIGFKVEAMRPHNLPFVLLGVGLLWFGWFGFNAGSALAASGLASAIFLNTLVAGCLGMLGWLSVEQVRDGKPTTFGAASGVVAGLVAITPSCGTVSTVGAAVVGLVAGIVCSFAIGLKFKLNYDDSLDVVGVHFVGGVVGVLLIGLLATAVMTHGPKGLLYGGGLGQLGKQALAMVVVGLYAFAVSYALAMLIERFMGFRVSAEDEVSGVDLTQHAETAYTEGVYGYQQVRRPSLGLGQRDELRPRMKEIEDEDA
- a CDS encoding DUF4226 domain-containing protein — translated: MSDQAGSSVAAIQARQAALARQHDAIAEADRVLAEALASAHAAMRESVRRLDAIAVEIDRAAADHAELAVDTSLGAREFQKFLIAKQREIAAVVTEAQELDRAKSAALESLRAQYETPAVSPSVER
- a CDS encoding DHA2 family efflux MFS transporter permease subunit, whose protein sequence is MRRVRASRPAFPAHPVSPNECSYPDKLDTRLWWIAGVCVLGSFMNLLDTTVVTVAQRTFVVTFDSTQAVVAWTITGYTLALAAVIPLAGWAADRFGTKRIFMGSVLAFTLGSLLCAIAPNITWLIASRVVQGLGGGILTTLTLTIVNREAGPKRVGRVMAVLGIPVVLAPAFGPVLGGWLIDCYSWQWIFWINLPVGVAAIGLAAIVFPRDHPAPSETFDVIGVLLLSPGLPALLYGMSEIPGRGTIADWHVWIPAAIGMALIVGFVFHALYRSDKPLIDLRLLTNRAFTLTNAAMFLYIVSTFGAGVLFPSYFQQLLNETPLQAGMSVVPRGIGAAVTMPLAGTLMDRRGARGVLFIGVTLIAVGMGVFACGVANQRESLPMLWTGLTLVGLGMGSTRMPLVAVAMQTLAPNQMARGSTLIKVNQQVAAAVGTALMSVILTSQLQERSARSGLADNLSHAYSVAFVVAVVLAGLIVIPLAFLYRGSGSHGTEANMVAPNTPERGESSGGAAQRSGQSSTGVH
- a CDS encoding pirin family protein; protein product: MSNLETAPAEVACRASWDAGISPVVEVLRPREVPLGGPRAIRVQRTLPQRQRSLIGAWCFVDHYGPTSAHMDVPPHPHTGLQTVSWLFSGEVEHRDSAGVHAMVRPGELNLMTAGAGICHSEVSIDADRSAVLHGAQLWVALPDADRDTGRDFAHYRPPVVSLPGAVARVFLGELAGSRSPLPTHTPLLGAQIDLDAGAALDIDIDPAFEHGVLCDAGDIEMCGIALAVADLGYQGPGSPSLRLNNLGKRPARVLLLGGTPFTEELVMWWNFVGRSHDDIVTYRRLWQDGNDSFEDRFGAVQGYRGSVARLPAPPLPTARLRPRPSPNRREPE
- a CDS encoding helix-turn-helix domain-containing protein, with protein sequence MSRESAGAAIRALRESRDWSLADLAAATGVSIMGLSYLERGARKPHKSTVQKVENGLGLPPGTYSRLLVAADPDAELARLIAAQPPKTTSPRRAGEVVVDRHSDTDVLEGYAEAQLDALRSVIDRLPATTSNEYETYILSVIAQCVKAEMLAASSWRVAVNAGAESTDRLMEHLRALEATRSALLERMPTSLSTRFDRACARSSLPDAVIAALVGVATDELWDIRNRGVIPPGALPRIRAFADAVETPDQAETAEGGQ
- a CDS encoding WhiB family transcriptional regulator, which codes for MANPCAANPELWFGYPDDDGGDGAAKARAYERSATEARIQCLRRCPLAQQRICAQRAIKHREEYGVWAGVKLPGGQYRKREQLAQAHDVLRRIAAGEINARQLPENAALLARSESSSVPVTAVVLHLPALCIGPRSAA
- a CDS encoding C40 family peptidase → MSHNEVEALSRAHQLFAGGSRPPALDAGTLAYDGPLTRLAGLNLVAGQGRYQEVAHHSRATLLSAGRTDAAVAAVIAGAQRDRAMGRELTGSVLEEARAEAAVNPMMPMAHREAMRRRVARLRAQRAHVLTARGRARRHLAVLRALRYRMSRHRHGSWPVGRRLPPASGRAGIAVRAALSRLGRPYVWGATGPNQFDCSGLVQWAYAQAGVHLDRTTYQQINDGIPVPRSQVRPGDLVFPHAGHVQLAIGNNLVVEAPYSGASVRISRLGSNVQIRRPL
- a CDS encoding GNAT family N-acetyltransferase; translated protein: MTTDKTGAEATVRAEHQKYTISVEGKTVGLADYADRGAQRVFYHTEIDPQFGGRGLATILVEEALNATRNDGRRIVPVCSMVDTVLKKHPEFNDITDPVTAEVRGWAQTQPS
- a CDS encoding DUF4226 domain-containing protein; this translates as MSTYADLLAAIKTVRDATGDPNAWQTGLTPSEVAAVVTPTTRAEQLDAIVAKIRQQHPNLFTPATGTMPQYPPGAPSDRQEGDAAKAIAAAEAALAHQNSVSSQLDLQVITAILNAHLKTVEGREALNKLQQETEAAVRTRSDLDTPAGARDFQRFLIGKLRDIREVVANASLDDTSKSALMAAWTSLYNASKSGSVVPNERPPVAAATETSARGASQQPAVAPDDSYLDSLLLGDPGLLGEAPPAQPTAPATMPITPAMPGLGGAPVPGGGTAPAFGPGWSAPGGLPLSGLLRGSETDPASSGLEEGRLDPKDPKPDDEVSDEPDDDNGDRQQDKDDEPRKPESPPAGPTTVTLPNGETVTAASPQLAAAIKAAAGGIPIADAFQQQGITIPPPGTPVPHPIDPSRVAPGDIGMLTERHALALGRSRALLDGQIQHISAVSGPSFLGWEHPPTPAAATAPARTEVPTPSRPAATPTTTQE